In the Setaria italica strain Yugu1 chromosome VI, Setaria_italica_v2.0, whole genome shotgun sequence genome, one interval contains:
- the LOC101776664 gene encoding uncharacterized protein LOC101776664 — MALNFLRPGAPGVQPVGDRCTAKSAIFIGVVNGLVSPPYLQRCLCAGRCDDDSDVEERYYLLANFVVVVLGVALLVVDMAALSLTVVLSSPRWPAAVRWMVWITKVLTCGTLQLGVNVLYFCIRMLCARLMLAFA, encoded by the coding sequence ATGGCGCTCAACTTCCTCCGGCCAGGCGCGCCCGGCGTCCAGCCGGTCGGCGACCGCTGCACGGCGAAGTCGGCCATCTTCATCGGCGTCGTCAACGGCCTCGTCTCGCCGCCCTACCTGCAGCGCTGCCTCTGCGCCGGCCGGTGCGACGACGACAGCGACGTGGAGGAGAGGTACTACCTGCTCGCGAACTTCGTGGTCGTCGTGCTCGGCGTGGCCCTCCTAGTCGTCGACATGGCGGCGCTCTCGCTGACGGTGGTCCTCAGCTcgccgcggtggccggcggcggtccgGTGGATGGTCTGGATCACCAAGGTCTTGACCTGCGGCACGCTGCAGCTTGGCGTCAACGTCTTGTATTTTTGTATTAGGATGTTGTGCGCCAGGTTGATGCTCGCTTTCGCCTGA